In Castanea sativa cultivar Marrone di Chiusa Pesio chromosome 6, ASM4071231v1, a single window of DNA contains:
- the LOC142640946 gene encoding transcription factor EGL1 isoform X2 — protein sequence MANGCQTQEGVPENLRKQLAVAVRSIQWSYAIFWSLSTTQQGVLKWGDGYYNGDIKTMKTVQTGELKADKIGLQRSEQLRELYLSLLEDETDQQQQAKRPSAALSPEDLTDAEWYYLVCMSFVFNPGQGLPGRALASGQTIWLSNAQYADSKIFSRSLLAKSASIQVSEDPSLLQHIKASLLELSKPVCSDKSSSAPHKGDDDRDPMCAKVNHEIVDTLGLENLYSPSEEIKFDQEGINELGGNIREEINMDSPDECSNGCEHNYWTEDSFMLEGMNGGASQVQSWHLMDDDFSNGVQDSMHSSDCISEAFVNQEKAISTPKQENVNHGHLQELQKSNHTKLSSLDLGADDDLHYKRIISAILGSSAQLIENRCFQYGDCKSSFMSWKRESSDDAHRPQVHQRMLKKVLFTVPLMYGGGLLRSQKENGGKDWLRKLESDDICIGNVLPENRRENEKFLVLRSMVPSISEIDKASILTDTIKYLKELEARVEELESCMDSVDFEGRARRNQDIIEHTSDNYDIKKIDNGKKHWINKRKACDIDETDPELNRVVPEDGLPLDVKVSIKEQEVLIELRCPYREYILLDVMDGINNLHLDAHSVQSSALDGILTLTLKSKFRGAAITSVGMIKQAL from the exons ATGGCTAATGGCTGTCAAACACAAGAGGGGGTGCCAGAGAACCTTAGGAAACAGCTTGCTGTTGCTGTaaggagtatccagtggagctATGCAATTTTCTGGTCACTGTCCACCACACAACAAGG GGTACTGAAATGGGGTGATGGGTACTATAATGGAGATATCAAGACTATGAAGACAGTTCAAACCGGGGAACTAAAGGCTGATAAAATAGGCTTACAGAGGAGTGAGCAATTGAGAGAACTTTACCTGTCTCTCTTAGAAGATGAAACCGACCAACAACAACAAGCCAAGAGGCCTTCTGCAGCGTTGTCACCAGAGGATCTCACTGATGCAGAGTGGTATTACTTGGTTTGCATGTCCTTTGTATTCAATCCTGGCCAAGG TTTGCCTGGGAGAGCATTAGCAAGTGGTCAAACCATCTGGTTATCCAATGCTCAATATGCTGATAGTAAAATATTCTCTCGATCTTTGCTAGCTaag AGTGCATCTATTCAG GTCTCAGAGGACCCTAGTCTCCTTCAACACATCAAAGCCTCCTTATTAGAATTGTCAAAGCCTGTATGTTCCGATAAATCTTCCTCTGCTCCTCACAAAGGAGATGATGATAGAGATCCAATGTGTGCCAAGGTAAACCATGAGATAGTGGATACTTTGGGCTTGGAGAATCTATATTCGCCCTCAGAAGAAATCAAGTTTGATCAGGAAGGAATCAATGAATTAGGAGGAAATATCCGTGAAGAAATCAACATGGATTCTCCTGATGAATGTTCCAATGGTTGCGAGCACAATTACTGGACAGAAGACTCCTTCATGCTTGAAGGCATGAATGGTGGGGCTTCTCAAGTTCAGAGCTGGCATTTAATGGATGATGACTTCAGCAATGGTGTTCAAGATTCCATGCATTCCAGTGACTGTATCTCTGAAGCTTTTGTTAATCAAGAAAAGGCCATTTCTACTCCCAAGCAAGAAAATGTAAACCACGGTCATTTGCAAGAGCTTCAAAAATCCAATCACACAAAACTAAGTTCCTTGGATCTTGGAGCAGATGATGATTTGCACTACAAAAGAATTATTTCTGCTATTCTAGGAAGTTCGGCTCAGTTGATTGAAAACCGATGTTTTCAATATGGTGATTGCAAATCCAGTTTTATGAGTTGGAAGAGAGAATCAAGTGATGATGCTCATAGGCCACAGGTACATCAGAGAATGCTAAAGAAGGTTTTATTTACAGTCCCTTTGATGTATGGAGGTGGCTTGCTTAGGTCCCAGAAAGAAAATGGTGGAAAAGATTGGCTTCGTAAATTGGAAAGTGATGATATTTGCATAGGAAATGTTCTGCCAGAGAATAGAAGAGAGAATGAAAAGTTTCTGGTTCTCAGATCAATGGTTCCTTCTATCAGTGAG ATTGACAAAGCATCAATTCTCACTGACACAATTAAATACTTGAAAGAGCTGGAGGCAAGGGTAGAAGAGTTGGAATCCTGCATGGATTCAGTAGATTTTGAAGGAAGAGCCAGAAGGAACCAGGATATTATAGAGCATACATCAGATAATTATGATATCAAAAAGATTGATAATGGCAAGAAGCATTGGATTAACAAGAGGAAGGCTTGTGACATTGATGAGACTGACCCAGAGCTCAATAGAGTTGTTCCTGAAGATGGCTTGCCATTAGATGTGAAAGTAAGTATAAAAGAACAGGAGGTTCTGATTGAGCTGAGATGTCCTTATAGGGAATACATTTTGCTCGACGTCATGGATGGGATAAATAATCTGCACTTGGATGCGCATTCAGTACAATCATCTGCTCTTGATGGCATTCTGACCCTGACATTAAAATCAAAG TTTCGAGGTGCAGCAATTACATCGGTGGGAATGATCAAACAAGCACTCTAG
- the LOC142640946 gene encoding transcription factor EGL1 isoform X1, with amino-acid sequence MANGCQTQEGVPENLRKQLAVAVRSIQWSYAIFWSLSTTQQGVLKWGDGYYNGDIKTMKTVQTGELKADKIGLQRSEQLRELYLSLLEDETDQQQQAKRPSAALSPEDLTDAEWYYLVCMSFVFNPGQGLPGRALASGQTIWLSNAQYADSKIFSRSLLAKSASIQTVICFPYLGGVIELGVTELVSEDPSLLQHIKASLLELSKPVCSDKSSSAPHKGDDDRDPMCAKVNHEIVDTLGLENLYSPSEEIKFDQEGINELGGNIREEINMDSPDECSNGCEHNYWTEDSFMLEGMNGGASQVQSWHLMDDDFSNGVQDSMHSSDCISEAFVNQEKAISTPKQENVNHGHLQELQKSNHTKLSSLDLGADDDLHYKRIISAILGSSAQLIENRCFQYGDCKSSFMSWKRESSDDAHRPQVHQRMLKKVLFTVPLMYGGGLLRSQKENGGKDWLRKLESDDICIGNVLPENRRENEKFLVLRSMVPSISEIDKASILTDTIKYLKELEARVEELESCMDSVDFEGRARRNQDIIEHTSDNYDIKKIDNGKKHWINKRKACDIDETDPELNRVVPEDGLPLDVKVSIKEQEVLIELRCPYREYILLDVMDGINNLHLDAHSVQSSALDGILTLTLKSKFRGAAITSVGMIKQAL; translated from the exons ATGGCTAATGGCTGTCAAACACAAGAGGGGGTGCCAGAGAACCTTAGGAAACAGCTTGCTGTTGCTGTaaggagtatccagtggagctATGCAATTTTCTGGTCACTGTCCACCACACAACAAGG GGTACTGAAATGGGGTGATGGGTACTATAATGGAGATATCAAGACTATGAAGACAGTTCAAACCGGGGAACTAAAGGCTGATAAAATAGGCTTACAGAGGAGTGAGCAATTGAGAGAACTTTACCTGTCTCTCTTAGAAGATGAAACCGACCAACAACAACAAGCCAAGAGGCCTTCTGCAGCGTTGTCACCAGAGGATCTCACTGATGCAGAGTGGTATTACTTGGTTTGCATGTCCTTTGTATTCAATCCTGGCCAAGG TTTGCCTGGGAGAGCATTAGCAAGTGGTCAAACCATCTGGTTATCCAATGCTCAATATGCTGATAGTAAAATATTCTCTCGATCTTTGCTAGCTaag AGTGCATCTATTCAG aCTGTAATATGTTTTCCCTATCTGGGGGGTGTGATTGAGCTAGGTGTGACTGAactg GTCTCAGAGGACCCTAGTCTCCTTCAACACATCAAAGCCTCCTTATTAGAATTGTCAAAGCCTGTATGTTCCGATAAATCTTCCTCTGCTCCTCACAAAGGAGATGATGATAGAGATCCAATGTGTGCCAAGGTAAACCATGAGATAGTGGATACTTTGGGCTTGGAGAATCTATATTCGCCCTCAGAAGAAATCAAGTTTGATCAGGAAGGAATCAATGAATTAGGAGGAAATATCCGTGAAGAAATCAACATGGATTCTCCTGATGAATGTTCCAATGGTTGCGAGCACAATTACTGGACAGAAGACTCCTTCATGCTTGAAGGCATGAATGGTGGGGCTTCTCAAGTTCAGAGCTGGCATTTAATGGATGATGACTTCAGCAATGGTGTTCAAGATTCCATGCATTCCAGTGACTGTATCTCTGAAGCTTTTGTTAATCAAGAAAAGGCCATTTCTACTCCCAAGCAAGAAAATGTAAACCACGGTCATTTGCAAGAGCTTCAAAAATCCAATCACACAAAACTAAGTTCCTTGGATCTTGGAGCAGATGATGATTTGCACTACAAAAGAATTATTTCTGCTATTCTAGGAAGTTCGGCTCAGTTGATTGAAAACCGATGTTTTCAATATGGTGATTGCAAATCCAGTTTTATGAGTTGGAAGAGAGAATCAAGTGATGATGCTCATAGGCCACAGGTACATCAGAGAATGCTAAAGAAGGTTTTATTTACAGTCCCTTTGATGTATGGAGGTGGCTTGCTTAGGTCCCAGAAAGAAAATGGTGGAAAAGATTGGCTTCGTAAATTGGAAAGTGATGATATTTGCATAGGAAATGTTCTGCCAGAGAATAGAAGAGAGAATGAAAAGTTTCTGGTTCTCAGATCAATGGTTCCTTCTATCAGTGAG ATTGACAAAGCATCAATTCTCACTGACACAATTAAATACTTGAAAGAGCTGGAGGCAAGGGTAGAAGAGTTGGAATCCTGCATGGATTCAGTAGATTTTGAAGGAAGAGCCAGAAGGAACCAGGATATTATAGAGCATACATCAGATAATTATGATATCAAAAAGATTGATAATGGCAAGAAGCATTGGATTAACAAGAGGAAGGCTTGTGACATTGATGAGACTGACCCAGAGCTCAATAGAGTTGTTCCTGAAGATGGCTTGCCATTAGATGTGAAAGTAAGTATAAAAGAACAGGAGGTTCTGATTGAGCTGAGATGTCCTTATAGGGAATACATTTTGCTCGACGTCATGGATGGGATAAATAATCTGCACTTGGATGCGCATTCAGTACAATCATCTGCTCTTGATGGCATTCTGACCCTGACATTAAAATCAAAG TTTCGAGGTGCAGCAATTACATCGGTGGGAATGATCAAACAAGCACTCTAG
- the LOC142641522 gene encoding gibberellin 20-oxidase-like protein, whose translation MSESQTSVELPILDISQPLNPSFLSSLAEACKTWGFFHIINHGISKDLFSKLYLLSNDLFNLPSDTKLKVGPFSSIKTYTPHFIASPYFESLRVSGPNFLDSAQSSANALFVQQNSEFSEILQEYGRKMEELSKNIIKVLLMSLKDGFGKKDYESEFKNCHGYMRINNYSPPESLEVEVEGLGMHTDMSCVTIVYQDEIGGLQVKSKEGKWMDIRPCEGTLVVNIGDMLQAWSNEKFRSSEHRVVLKQPANRFSLAFFWCFEDEKVIIAPDEVVGEGNVRLYNPFVCLDYLKFRESNERGKFEKVGFTVRDFAGIGH comes from the exons ATGTCTGAATCCCAAACTTCTGTAGAGCTTCCCATCTTAGACATTTCTCAGCCATTAAACCCATCTTTCCTGTCCTCCCTAGCAGAAGCCTGCAAAACGTGGGGCTTCTTCCACATCATTAATCATGGAATCTCCAAAGATCTTTTTAGCAAACTCTATCTGCTCTCAAATGACTTATTCAACCTCCCTTCTGACACTAAACTTAAAGTTGGTCCTTTCTCTTCCATCAAAACATATACTCCTCATTTCATTGCCTCCCCATACTTCGAGAGCCTTAGAGTTTCAGGACCAAACTTTCTTGACTCTGCTCAAAGTTCTGCAAATGCCCTCTTTGTCCAACAGAATTCTGAGTTCAG TGAGATATTACAGGAATATGGAAGGAAGATGGAAGAATTATCAAAGAACATTATAAAGGTATTACTGATGAGCTTGAAGGATGGTTTTGGGAAGAAAGATTATGAATCTGAATTCAAGAATTGTCATGGGTATATGAGAATAAATAACTACTCACCCCCAGAGAGTTTGGAAGTTGAGGTTGAGGGGCTTGGCATGCACACTGATATGAGCTGTGTAACAATAGTCTATCAAGATGAAATAGGAGGACTTCAAGTGAAATCAAAGGAGGGGAAGTGGATGGACATTAGGCCATGTGAAGGGACATTGGTGGTGAACATAGGGGACATGTTACAAGCTTGGAGCAATGAGAAATTCAGGTCATCTGAACATCGTGTAGTATTAAAGCAACCGGCAAACCGGTTTTCTCTTGCTTTCTTTTGGTGCTTTGAGGATGAGAAGGTGATCATAGCACCAGATGAAGTGGTAGGAGAAGGAAATGTGAGGCTTTACAACCCCTTTGTTTGCTTAGATTACTTAAAATTCAGAGAGAGCAATGAGAGGGGCAAGTTTGAAAAGGTTGGGTTTACAGTTAGAGATTTTGCTGGGATTGGACACTAG